The Solanum pennellii chromosome 11, SPENNV200 genome contains a region encoding:
- the LOC107004563 gene encoding diphosphomevalonate decarboxylase MVD2, peroxisomal-like, which yields MAAEQSKKWILMVTAQTPTNIAVIKYWGKRDENLILAINDSISVTLDPAHLCTTTTVAVSPSFQQDRMWLNKKEISLDGARYQNCLREIRARANDYEDEKKGIKISKNDWQNLHVHIDSYNNFPTAAGLASSAAGFACLVFSLAKLMNVQEDNGRLSAIARQGSGSACRSLFGGFVKWVMGKEEDGSDSIAVPLADEKHWDELVIIIAVVSSRQKETSSTSGMRETVVTSALIDHRAKEVVPKRIIQMEEAIQNRDFPTFAQLTCSDSNQFHAVCMDTSPPIFYMNDTSHRVISCVEKWNRAEGTPQVAYTFDAGPNAVLIARNRKAATLMLQRLLFHFPPNSDTDLDSYVIGDKSILKDAGIKDLNDIEALPPPPEIKDKVPAQKCKGEISYFICTRPGRGPVLLPDESQALLCLETGLPK from the exons ATGGCAGCAGAACAATCAAAGAAATGGATTCTTATGGTGACTGCTCAAACACCAACAAACATAGCAGTGATTAAATATTGGGGAAAAAGGGATGAAAATCTTATTCTAGCTATTAATGATAGTATTAGTGTTACCCTTGATCCTGCTCATCTTTGTACCACAACGACTGTTGCTGTTAGCCCTTCTTTCCAACAAGATCGCATGTGGTTAAACAAAAAG GAAATATCCCTTGATGGAGCCAGATACCAAAATTGTCTAAGAGAAATTCGAGCTCGTGCTAATGATTacgaggatgagaagaagggtATCAAGATCAGTAAAAATGATTGGCAGAACTTGCATGTGCATATTGATTCTTACAATAATTTTCCAACTGCTGCTGGTCTGGCTTCCTCAGCTGCTGGTTTTGCCTGCCTCG TCTTTTCCCTTGCgaagttaatgaatgtgcaAGAGGACAATGGGAGACTTTCTGCCATAGCAAG GCAAGGTTCGGGAAGTGCTTGTCGAAGCTTGTTTGGAGGATTTGTCAAGTGGGTCATGGGAAAG GAGGAAGATGGTAGCGATAGTATAGCTGTTCCACTCGCAGACGAGAAACACTGGGATGAgcttgttatcatcattgcaGTG GTTAGCTCACGGCAGAAGGAAACAAGTAGCACCTCAGGAATGCGCGAGACTGTTGTAACCAGTGCACTTATAGACCACAGAGCAAAG GAAGTAGTACCAAAACGCATTATTCAGATGGAAGAAGCTATACAAAATCGCGATTTTCCAACTTTTGCTCAACTGACTTGTTCTGACAGCAATCAATTTCATGCAGTCTGCATGGACACTAGCCCTCCTATATTCTACATGAATGACACATCTCATAG GGTAATTAGCTGTGTCGAGAAATGGAACCGTGCAGAAGGAACTCCACAG GTTGCATACACCTTCGATGCTGGGCCAAATGCTGTTCTAATTGCGCGTAACAGAAAAGCTGCCACACTTATGCTTCAGAGGCTTCTTTTCCACTTCCCTCCAAATTCAGATACCGATCTAGACAG CTATGTCATAGGCGATAAGTCAATTCTGAAGGATGCTGGGATAAAGGATTTAAACGACATTGAAGCATTACCACCTCCACCTGAAATTAAGGACAAGGTTCCGGCTCAGAAATGCAAAGGTGAAATAAGCTACTTCATCTGCACAAGACCTGGCAGAGGTCCAGTTTTGCTACCTGACGAAAGTCAGGCTCTCCTCTGCCTTGAAACTGGTTTGCCCAAGTAA
- the LOC107004562 gene encoding proline-, glutamic acid- and leucine-rich protein 1 — MAASDTIENMYDVALKPRLLRSLLKEYVPDLKHQFRNPSVLSYVVSAIKTHQLLSESAPPESDEKLIENWTAAVDSWINRVVGLASSDTPDKCWAGICLLGVTSQECSRERFIASYAAWFNKLLVHLQSPADSQFVKVATCASLSDLFTRLSGLPNAKKDGIALSTKLIQPLLKQLNEDKFDASWEEAIFLLCSILDIFPSSIQRHYDGVEEAIVSRILSGKCNPSMLKKLGYCLALLPKSRGDEDSWVLMMQKIMLSINIQLNDVFQGLEKETIRTEAMRLLLPPGKDPPPPLGGQSLSRGTVDNTMRPEHLQISRISTLIFCCCELLTSSYPFQVAIHVLPLIALAKRVLMVDGSSSPGIAYMTTMKQEFFCSELPVLHSHILDLLTSTVKGLGSQLLPHVGSIIRLLTNYFETSTLPELRIKVYSIMKVLLLSLGVGISTHLTDVIVNNSLMDLDERGTSSVAQQNIYPETTTKTSNKKRKHASTSSSLDEQCDKDVFEVEVCSNMASLSVKIAALEALEALLAVGGSRRSESWRVNVDHLLLDVTRNASKGGWAKDGRGSLVSKSPTSIWGDYQIAALRALLASLLSPGRTRPPHLSQGLELFRRGTREIGTKVAECCAHAILALEVLIHPRALPLLDLESTDNNYEVGNKWFSGNVNLSNRAANNTFHIGTSRKAPDEPDSYNDDLYADWMRNGEDLVTVPADPAKDTDTSNQPPETLRYPSSEKLPSFDITAVQVSESSKLQQVAPITAAKKSPMDRDEIMVESQLSQKTSKHSEDLLPSKSNVVSPGSENITDNASRKEVAQASDAGFASPLMMNLDRGKELMHESDNESMESIPDIVDVEPDSD; from the exons aTGGCGGCCTCTGATACGATTGAGAACATGTATGACGTCGCTTTGAAGCCTCGGCTACTTCGGTCTCTGCTCAAAGAGTATGTTCCTGACCTGAAGCATCAGTTTCGGAATCCATCAGTTCTCTCATATGTTGTTTCTGCCATTAAGACTCATCAGTTATTGTCCGAATCAGCTCCACCGGAATCTGATGAAAAGTTGATTGAAAACTGGACAGCAGCCGTCGATTCCTGGATCAATCGAGTTGTCGGTCTTGCCTCTAGTGACACG CCAGATAAATGCTGGGCGGGTATATGTTTGCTCGGGGTGACAAGTCAAGAATGCAGCAGGGAACGTTTTATTGCTTCTTACGCTGCATGGTTTAACAAACTCTTAGTCCATCTTCAG TCCCCTGCAGATTCTCAGTTTGTGAAGGTAGCTACTTGTGCCTCCCTGTCAGATTTGTTCACAAG GTTGAGTGGATTGCCAAATGCAAAGAAAGATGGTATAGCACTCAGTACAAAACTAATTCAACCATTATTGAAGCAGCTAAACGAGGATAAATTTGATGCTTCATGG GAAGAAGCTATTTTTCTGTTGTGCAGTATTTTAGATATTTTCCCATCTTCCATTCAACGGCATTATGATGGT GTTGAGGAAGCTATTGTCTCGAGGATCTTGTCAGGCAAGTGCAATCCTAGTATGTTGAAG AAGCTTGGTTATTGTTTGGCTTTGCTACCAAAATCAAGAGGGGACGAGGATAGCTGGGTATTGATGATGCAGAAGATCATGCTGTCAATCAATATTCAGCTGAATGATGTCTTCCAGGGTCTAGAGAAAG aAACTATAAGAACTGAGGCCATGAGATTGCTGCTCCCCCCTGGGAAAGACCCACCGCCTCCATTAGGTGGCCAATCTTTGTCTAGAGGAACTGTAGACAATACAATGAGGCCTGAGCACTTGCAGATCTCCAGAATCTCTACCCtgatattttgttgttgtgaattgCTTACGAGTTCTTACCCATTTCAG GTTGCTATACATGTACTTCCATTAATAGCTCTTGCCAAAAGAGTGCTGATGGTTGATGGTTCCTCATCACCAGGCATCGCCTATATGACTACAATGAAACAAGAATTTTTTTGTTCAGAACTCCCAGTCTTGCATTCACACATATTGGATCTTCTTACATCAACTGTTAAAGGCTTGGGCAG CCAGTTGCTCCCTCATGTTGGCTCTATAATACGACTCCTAACCAACTACTTTGAGACGTCTACTTTGCCAGAGCTAAGGATAAAGGTGTATTCAATTATGAAAGTCCTGCTGCTGTCACTGGGGGTTG GGATATCCACACACCTCACTGATGTGATTGTTAACAATTCATTGATGGATTTAGATGAGAGAGGCACATCTTCTGTTGCACAACAGAATATATATCCAGAGACTACAACAAAGACTTCCAACAAGAAGAGGAAGCATGCAAGTACAAGTAGTTCTCTTGATGAGCAGTGTGATAAAGATGTTTTTGAAGTGGAAGTGTGCTCAAACATGGCTTCATTATCTGTTAAGATAGCTGCACTAGAGGCATTGGAAGCCCTTCTTGCTGTG GGTGGTTCTAGGAGATCCGAAAGTTGGCGAGTAAATGTTGATCACCTTCTTTTGGATGTTACCAGAAATGCTTCTAAAGGAGGGTGGGCCAAGGATGGCAGAGGCAGTTTAGTTTCCAAGTCACCAACCAGTATTTGGGGAGACTATCAAATTGCAGCTTTACGAGCACTTCTGgcttctctcctctctcctggCCGCACTCGTCCACCCCACCTATCTCAGGGGCTTGAACTTTTCCGCAGAG GGACTCGAGAAATAGGAACTAAAGTTGCTGAATGTTGTGCACATGCTATTTTGGCATTGGAAGTGCTTATACATCCCCGAGCTCTTCCATTGTTAGATCTTGAGTCCACTGACAACAATTACGAAGTTGGAAATAAGTGGTTTTCAGGGAATGTAAACCTCAGTAACCGTGCAGCAAATAACACATTCCACATTGGCACATCCAGAAAGGCCCCTGACGAGCCAGACTCTTATAATGATGACCTTTATGCAGATTGGATGCGAAACGGTGAAGATTTGGTTACTGTGCCAGCTGATCCTGCAAAAGATACAGATACAAGTAATCAACCACCAGAAACATTAAGATATCCATCATCAGAAAAGCTTCCGTCTTTTGATATTACTGCAGTACAAGTTTCTGAAAGCAGTAAATTGCAGCAAGTAGCACCTATTACTGCTGCGAAGAAAAGCCCCATGGACAGGGATGAGATCATGGTTGAATCACAACTATCTCAAAAAACAAGTAAACATTCTGAAGATCTCCTACCATCTAAGAGTAATGTGGTATCTCCAGGATCAGAAAATATTACGGACAACGCATCAAGAAAGGAAGTGGCACAAGCTAGCGATGCTGGATTTGCTTCGCCGCTGATGATGAATTTAGACAGAGGTAAAGAGTTGATGCATGAATCTGATAATGAGTCCATGGAGTCAATTCCTGATATTGTTGATGTTGAGCCTGATTCTGATTAG
- the LOC107003247 gene encoding cytochrome c oxidase assembly protein COX15, whose amino-acid sequence MLESRLISILRQNKDLGVKISSNLGKWGFTATKISNEASFSTLNQYRLLSSLPKLAPFSRNFVNYGLRSFHQLNHKGVHGTSFRKISTVAAAAAENKEGLKFLVTAGPHARKMVGIWLFTSAAWVFSMVVLGGVTRLTRSGLSMTDWKFTGSLPPLTEEDWLVEFEKYKQSPEYKRVNKGMNIEDFKFIYWMEYAHRMWGRALGIMFALPFSYFLRKGYITVRLGFRLSGLFALGAGQGLIGWWMVKSGLEEPASEYVEPRVSPYRLAAHLTSAFAIYCGLFWTALSVVMPEPPAESLACVRGAAKVKRLALPVGILVGITAISGAFVAGNDAGRAFNTFPKMGDTWIPDDIFSMKPLIRNFFENTSTVQLDHRILATATLAAIGGLWLSARKLDMHPAVRHLIGSTMGMAALQVTLGISTLLSYVPVSLGTAHQAGALTLLTFMILLNHTVRRPSPSLLKTLPSVAKMV is encoded by the exons ATGTTAGAGAGCAGATTAATTTCAATTTTGCGGCAAAACAAAGATTTGGGTGTCAAGATTTCGTCGAATCTTGGAAAATGGGGCTTTACAGcaaccaaaatttcaaatgaaGCTTCATTTTCAACACTGAATCAGTATAGGCTTTTATCTTCTCTTCCAAAGCTTGCTCCTTTTAGCAGAAACTTTGTTAATTATGGTTTAAGATCTTTTCATCAACTTAATCACAAG GGTGTGCATGGAACGTCTTTCAGAAAAATTTCCACGGTGGCTGCTGCTGCAGCTGAAAACAAGGAGGGACTGAAGTTCCTTGTAACTGCTGGACCCCATGCCCGGAAAATGGTCGGCATATGGCTTTTTACATCTGCTGCTTGGGTCTTTAGTATGGTTGTGCTTGGTGGTGTCACACGGCTGACACGTTCTGGTCTATCAATGACGGACTGGAAATTTACTGGGAGCCTTCCTCCTCTAACAGAGGAAGATTGGTTGGTTGAATTTGAGAAGTACAAGCAATCCCCAGAATACAAACG TGTTAACAAGGGTATGAACATTGAGGATTTCAAGTTCATATATTGGATGGAATATGCACACAGAATGTGGGGAAGGGCCCTTGGTATAATGTTTGCACTCCCATTCTCATATTTTCTCCGTAAGGGATATATAACAGTAAGACTTGGATTTAGACTCTCTGGACTCTTTGCTCTTGGTGCTGGACAGGGGCTCATAGGTTGGTGGATGGTGAAAAGTGGTTTAGAG GAGCCAGCATCTGAGTATGTTGAACCAAGAGTTAGCCCCTACCGCCTTGCAGCTCATCTTACCTCCGCATTTGCTATTTATTGCGGACTCTTCTGGACAGCTCTTTCTGTTGTTATGCCTGAACCTCCTGCTGAATCACTTGCCTGTGTTCGTGGGGCTGCAAAAGTTAAGCGGCTTGCACTTCCTGTGGGTATCCTTGTTGGAATTACTGCTATCTCTGGAGCTTTTGTTGCTGGAAATGACGCT GGCCGGGCATTCAATACTTTTCCAAAGATGGGAGATACATGGATTCCAGATGATATCTTTAGTATGAAGCCTCTTATCCGCAACTTCTTTGAGAATACTTCAACAGTTCAG CTCGATCATCGTATACTTGCCACTGCTACTTTAGCTGCAATAGGCGGATTATGGTTGTCAGCCAGAAAGCTGGATATGCATCCTGCAGTACGACATTTAATTGGAAGCACCATGGGCATGGCTGCTCTGCAG GTCACATTGGGCATATCTACTCTTCTTTCCTATGTCCCAGTTTCTCTAGGAACTGCTCATCAAGCAGGAGCATTGACTCTTTTAACATTCATGATTTTGCTCAATCACACTGTACGACGACCTTCTCCATCACTTCTGAAGACATTACCTTCTGTCGCGAAAATGGTCTGA